One Podospora pseudopauciseta strain CBS 411.78 chromosome 4, whole genome shotgun sequence genomic window, AGCTGTAGGCGGTAAAATGAGGCGAGGTCTCGTCCACGCCCTGGCAGTCTATGAGTTTGTCGAAGTCGGTGGAAAGCTTCAGGGGTGATGACTCTGCCTGATTACTGGGGAGATCGAGGTACTGAGGGGTTTTCGCTAAACCAAGAGAGCCAGGTTGAAGTGGGACTTGGAGTGGAGATGGACCTGTCAGGGTGTCGTTTTTGGCGGGGCGTTGCCTGggagcttcttcttcactGTTGAGGCCCAGCCCGGCCTTGCACTTGAGGTTCTTGAAAAGAGTGTCGGTCGGATTAGAAGAAGATCAACACACAATATGGCTATGACGTTTGGCTATAGGGATAAGATGATTGATGCTTGAGTCGGGCTGTCAACGCGGCCAAGTCTGTGTTGTCATATGCTGAGCGAGTTGGACGAGCACGGGACTGGCTCCAACATAGGCCATGGAAGACTGGCTCCTTTCTTTCCAACAAGGCCAGTTACGGTTCAGGGGTGGTTGCATACCGCCTACGGCACGTGCGAAGCTTGGGTAAAGGCCGGTCCTCTCTCTGAGCCGTGCACATTGATCTCGAAGTGCTTCAATGAGCATAATACTCTGTATCTGGATCAGAGAGACAATGAATATAGAGAGAAAAATTGCTGTTTAGACTCAAGAAAGACTAGGTCACATAAGGTAGTTGCTTCAAGGTCAATGGAGAGCCTGTTGGCTGTTTTGCTGTATATTGTAAATATGTAGCGAGGCTGTCTCTCACTGGCTCTTGCATTCATTAGTAGTGTTAGTCAGCAGGGCGGCGGAGCCTTTTGGACGACGGCACTTTTAATCCCCTCCGCCATCCAGGGCctgtgattggctgggctggAACGCGGTTTGGCCAATTTGGGGTTCCTCGACCTCAGAAATTCGCACCTCACGGCACCCACCCTTCCTCAAACAACTACACCCCAAGCCGGCTTTCTGATTTTCGCTCATTGCGCACACCAGACGACTTATCATCGCCAAAAAATCGTCGGCACCATCTCCGGGATCATAGCAACCTTCTCCGACTCGCTTACATACGCGAGAGCGCGTCTTCGTCGCGTATAATTGATCCAAAGCCTCGACGAGGTACCCAGCAGCCACCATGGCTCCCCGTAGCCGACAGAGCGGCAACGACACCGACGCGTCCATGCAGGATGCGCCCGAGTCCGCCAGCCACGTTGTCGATGAGATGGTGAGTTTTATCTCCCGACTTGCTGGCCCAAGCCCAATCAACCGAACTGACCATATCTCCAGGAGGTCGACGAGACTCCCGATTACACCGACTCAGATACCAATCCAAATACTACCGCCAGCAGCGTAGCCGGGGAACCAATTCCAGATGGCCGCAAGAAGCGCTCAGAGGCCAACCAGCTGCGAAGAAGCATATTTGGTAAAAAGCACGACAGGTTGGGAGAATCAAAGGTAGGAAGATTGAACAGGCGCAAAGAATCATGCTGCCCGTGTCTGTAGGCTGACAATTCGATAGGAGGATGACACGATTCGCCGGTTCCGATACCTTTTGGGTTTGACTGATTTGTTCCGCCACTTCATCGAGCACAACCCAGACCCCAAAATCCGCGAAATCATGGCCGAGATCGATCGCCAAAATGAAGAAGCCGCGAAAAACAAGAAGGGCGCTGGTCGTCAGGGCGGCGCTACTAGTGAAAGACGTCGCCgcaccgaggccgaggaagacgCCGAACTTCTCAAGGACGAAAAGCACGGTGGCTCAGCCGAGACCGTCTTCCGCGAATCCCCCGCTTTCATCAATGGCACCATGAGAGATTACCAGGTTGCCGGTCTGAACTGGCTCATTTCCCTCCACGAGAATGGTATCTCTGGTATTCTGGCCGACGAAATGGGTCTGGGCAAGACACTGCAAACCATCTCTTTCCTGGGCTATCTTCGGCACATCATGGGCATCACTGGTCCCCACCTCATCACAGTTCCGAAATCAACTCTGGACAACTGGAAGCGAGAGTTTGCAAAGTGGACGCCCGAGGTCAATGTGTTGATTTTGCAAGGCGCCAAGGAGGAGCGTCATCAGCTCATCAACGATCGGTTGGTGGACGAGGATTTTGACGTGTGCATCACCAGCTACGAAATGATTCTCCGAGAAAAGGCCCATCTTCGAAAATTCGCCTGGGAGtacatcatcatcgacgaGGCTCATCGCATCAAGAACGAGGAGTCCTCGCTTGCCCAGGTCATCCGCATGTTCAACTCGCGCAACCGTCTTTTGATCACGGGAACCCCACTACAGAACAACCTGCACGAGCTTTGGGCGCTGCTCAACTTTTTGTTGCCCGATGTGTTTGGTGACTCTGAGGCTTTCGACCAGTGGTTCTCGGGCCAAGATAGAGACCAGGATACGGTTGTGCAGCAGCTGCACAAGGTGTTGCGGCCTTTCTTGCTTCGTCGTGTCAAGAGCGATGTGGAGAAGAGCCTTCTAcccaagaaggaggtgaaTGTCTACATTGGCATGTCGGAGATGCAAGTGAAGTGGTACAAGAGAATTCTGGAGAAAGACATTGACGCCGTCAACGGTGCAGGAGGCAAGCGCGAGTCCAAGACCAGACTTCTCAACATCGTAATGCAGCTTCGAAAGTGCTGCAACCACCCTTATCTGTTTGAAGGTGCGGAGCCGGGCCCTCCTTACACCACAGACGAGCATTTGGTCTTCAACTCCGGCAAGATGATTATTCTTGACAAGCTTCTCAAGAGAATGCAGGCCCAAGACAGTCGCGTGCTGATCTTCTCGCAAATGAGTCGCCTGTTGGATATCCTGGAAGACTACTGCGTCTTCCGCGGTTACAAATACTGCAGAATCGATGGTGGCACAGCCCACGAGGATCGTATTGCGGCCATCGACGAGTACAACAAGCCCGGATCTGAGAAGTTCATCTTCTTGTTAACAACAAGAGCCGGTGGTTTGGGAATCAACTTGACAACCGCCGATATTGTTATTCTCTACGACAGCGACTGGAACCCCCAGGCCGATCTGCAGGCCATGGACAGAGCGCATCGTATTGGTCAAACCAAGCAAGTCGTGGTCTACCGGTTCGTGACAGACAATGCCATTGAAGAAAAGGTACTGGAGCGCGCGGCCCAGAAGCTGCGTCTTGATCAACTGGTTATTCAGCAGGGTCGCGCTCAAATTGCCGCCAAAGCTGCGGCGAACAAGGATGAGCTTTTGTCCATGATTCAGCACGGCGCCGGAAAGATTTTCGAGACCAAGAGCGCCTTTGGAGAACTGGCCGAGAAGGGTGGCGAgcttgacgatgatgatatTGACAGAATTCTGAACGCCGGCGAGAGCCGGACGAAGGAGTTGAATGCCAAGTATGAGAAGCTTGGTATCGATGATTTGCAGAAGTTTACCTCCGAGTCAGCCTACGAGTGGAACGGCGAGGATTTCGCCGCCCGCAAAAAGGATGTGGGGCTTAGCTGGATCAACCCAGCGAAGCGTGAGCGCAAGGAGCAGATTTACTCGATTGACAAGTACTACAAGCAGGCCTTGCACACTGGTGGCCGGACTGCCGACACCAAGCCGAAGGCGCCTCGTGCCCCCAAGCAGGTAGCTGTACACGACTACCAGTTCTACCCACCCAGACTCCGCGACCTTCAGGACAGGGAGACCGCCTACTATCGCAAGGAGATCGGCTACAAGGTTCCGTTACCCGagggcgacgacgacaacctgTCTGAGCGGGAGGCCGAGAGGGCTCTCGACCAGCAGGAAATCGACAACGCCACTCCCCTGAccgaagaagagcaagaggagAAGCAACAGCTGGCTCAGCAAGGCTTTGGCGAGTGGAACAGGCGAGACTTTCAGCAGTTCATCAACGGTTCCGGTCGTTATGGCCGGAACAACTATGATGACATTGCTTTGGAGGTTGACAACAAGACTCCTGCAGAGATCAAGGCATACGCCAAGGTGTTCTGGCAGCGCTACACCGAGATCGCGGACTACCCCAAGTACCTAAAGGTGATTGAAGATGGTGAGGACCGCATGCGCAAGATCGAGCACCAACGCAAGATGTTGCGCAAGAAGATGGGCCAGTACCGTGTACCACTTCAACAGCTCAAGATCAACTACTCGGTCTCGACTACCAACAAGAAGGTGtacaccgaggaggaggaccgcttcctgctggtgctgctcgATAAGTACGGCGTGGACACGGAGGGCATCTACGAGAAGATTCGCGATGAGATCCGTGACAGCCCGCTGTTCAGGTTCGACTGGTTCTTCTTGAGCCGCACGCCCACTGAGCTGGGCCGTCGCTGCAACACCCTTCTCACCACCGTAGtgaaggagtttgaggacGTCAACACGACGACCAAGACCAACGGTACGAACGGCAAGCTCAAGAGGGAGCTGGAAGATAATGAGGAGAATGACGAGGATAGCATTCTTGGATTGGCgccggcgaagaagaagagcaaggctAACGGGGTCAAGGTGAGCATACTTGTTATCGGATGACCAACGCGCTGTTTTTCCAGAGTGCTGACCAAAATCTCACAGAACAAGGCTCTTGATAACGTCAAGTCGGCGACTGCCAGCAAGGCCAACTCGACATGCCCGTCAAGGGCGTCAAGTGTCGGGTCTACCAACTCGACTCCTGCGGCTACTAAGGGCAAGGcgaagggcaagaagaaatAGATTTTTTGTACGGCACAGACATGGAAAGGAAATATGATGAGAGCTACGTAGCCAGGAGGGTTGTTGGGAGTTTCTAGCTGTCATGGTTATTTGGTGGCCAGCAAGGTCATACCAGTGGGTCGGATTATTAGAAGGcgggtgggggaggcgaTGTAAATTACTATTGCTTGGGAAAGGGCGTTATTTGGGGTGTGTATTTGTGGGGAATTttgttgtttcttttgtaTTTATTGCCTTTGCGAAAACAGGGGGAAGCGGGACGGGGAAAAGCTGGTTGTCGTCTGCCGTCGTTTCTTGCtagttgctggtggtggcgatgcTTCTTCGGTGCTTTGCAGGTAATATCAGCTCGCAAGTAGCAAAAATGGGGTGCTTTTACAGCTATAGATATTCAAGTCTTTCTAGATTTGTCTACCCTGCCTGTGTCTCAAGTTATAATTTGAgtttaaaagaaagaaaaaaccaCAGGAAACCACGGGCACGCAAGATAGGCTTCAACAGTGGCCCTGCCCGCTGCAGCAAAGACCGAAAGCTGAACTTTAGAGACGGGAGGCTTGCAAGTGTCTAAGTTATATGTTCGGTTGAGCAATACTATGGGTTATAGGACGACGGTGCCATTGCTAAGAACACAACGAACAAGTGGTAACAATAAGAACGACGCATGAAATGATATCCGCATCCGTTACGAGTTTTACAATCAGCTCCTCTATCTGGGCGAGAGGGGCAAAAAGACTGGCTTTCATGTcgcttttccttctctctaCCAAAAGTAGTGACATCAAAAAAAGAGGGTTGGTTTTCCTGCCTGGATCCCCCCCGCCTTCCCCTTTTTCATCTTTCTTGTTCACCCTTTTGTGTGTGATCCGCGTGTGTCCGCCCAAGAATCTGTCCCTGAACGCCATTGCAAATGCCGAACTCAAACCACATCTTTCATTCGTtcatccgcctccgcctTCATCATTTCCACCCtcacaacccaaccaaccaaccacctcgCGGCTCGTTCCCTTCTTCCTTTCAGATTGTCCCATGGAAACCCCGGTCATGATTTCTTCATCATTTTTTTAAGTCCCCCattaaaattctttttatttgcCACTCTGGGCAGCTAACCTGTTTagcctctccctctccacctcgtAGTTGAAGTCAAAGTACCCCTTGTCGAACTGGTGCACGCGGACGTAAccgtcctcaccaccagagGCGTAACCCTTGCCCGTGGGGTCGGCGGCGACTGTGTTGAGAGGGCCGAAGTGGCCACGGACACggccaatctcctcctcaaagaTCTTGTGGTAGAAGCGGGCCTCGAATTTACCCTGTCTCGCCGAGGTGGTTGTGACATCCATGGCGGCCTGACCACCGCCGAGGATGACGTACTCCTTCttgggggtgatggcggcGCTGTTGAGGGGTGTGTCGGCGGCGTACGTCTTGAGGACTTCGAGCTCCTTGGCTGTGATGAGCTAGAGGTTTTTCTGATGTTAGTAAAGAATGTTCTCTTGCGGTtttcacacacacaagacAAAAAAATTACCTTGGCAGTCTTGTCTTT contains:
- the ISW2 gene encoding chromatin remodeling complex Adenosinetriphosphatase (COG:K; EggNog:ENOG503NUDT), which gives rise to MAPRSRQSGNDTDASMQDAPESASHVVDEMEVDETPDYTDSDTNPNTTASSVAGEPIPDGRKKRSEANQLRRSIFGKKHDRLGESKEDDTIRRFRYLLGLTDLFRHFIEHNPDPKIREIMAEIDRQNEEAAKNKKGAGRQGGATSERRRRTEAEEDAELLKDEKHGGSAETVFRESPAFINGTMRDYQVAGLNWLISLHENGISGILADEMGLGKTLQTISFLGYLRHIMGITGPHLITVPKSTLDNWKREFAKWTPEVNVLILQGAKEERHQLINDRLVDEDFDVCITSYEMILREKAHLRKFAWEYIIIDEAHRIKNEESSLAQVIRMFNSRNRLLITGTPLQNNLHELWALLNFLLPDVFGDSEAFDQWFSGQDRDQDTVVQQLHKVLRPFLLRRVKSDVEKSLLPKKEVNVYIGMSEMQVKWYKRILEKDIDAVNGAGGKRESKTRLLNIVMQLRKCCNHPYLFEGAEPGPPYTTDEHLVFNSGKMIILDKLLKRMQAQDSRVLIFSQMSRLLDILEDYCVFRGYKYCRIDGGTAHEDRIAAIDEYNKPGSEKFIFLLTTRAGGLGINLTTADIVILYDSDWNPQADLQAMDRAHRIGQTKQVVVYRFVTDNAIEEKVLERAAQKLRLDQLVIQQGRAQIAAKAAANKDELLSMIQHGAGKIFETKSAFGELAEKGGELDDDDIDRILNAGESRTKELNAKYEKLGIDDLQKFTSESAYEWNGEDFAARKKDVGLSWINPAKRERKEQIYSIDKYYKQALHTGGRTADTKPKAPRAPKQVAVHDYQFYPPRLRDLQDRETAYYRKEIGYKVPLPEGDDDNLSEREAERALDQQEIDNATPLTEEEQEEKQQLAQQGFGEWNRRDFQQFINGSGRYGRNNYDDIALEVDNKTPAEIKAYAKVFWQRYTEIADYPKYLKVIEDGEDRMRKIEHQRKMLRKKMGQYRVPLQQLKINYSVSTTNKKVYTEEEDRFLLVLLDKYGVDTEGIYEKIRDEIRDSPLFRFDWFFLSRTPTELGRRCNTLLTTVVKEFEDVNTTTKTNGTNGKLKRELEDNEENDEDSILGLAPAKKKSKANGVKNKALDNVKSATASKANSTCPSRASSVGSTNSTPAATKGKAKGKKK